Proteins from one Impatiens glandulifera chromosome 2, dImpGla2.1, whole genome shotgun sequence genomic window:
- the LOC124924319 gene encoding protein DETOXIFICATION 43-like: MMPENNSSDLSPPKSNWPFLVFFNDARLVFKRDALGLEILQIALPAALALAADPIASLIDTAFIGRLGPVQLAAVGVSIAIFNQVSKVTIFPLVSITTSFVAEEETLGRISKEEQDENLKTNSYEGKKFSGEDIELKELTTTEEDVEFEGLEKGAAAAASKKLKELLSEDSQVSVVKAKNRNEKRQIPSASTALLLGGVLGLLQTVFLIFLAKPILSFMGVKSGSAMLKPAQRYLVLRALGAPAVLLSLAMQGVFRGFKDTKTPLYATVAGDVMNIILDPIFMFVFGLGVSGAAIAHVLSQYLISFILVCKLMQKVDLLPPTTKHLQLGRFLKNGGFLLTRVIAVTFCVTLAASLAARLGPIPMAAFQICLQIWMASSLLADGLAVAGQAILASAFAEKDYEKVKAAASRVLQMGLILGLGLAVVVGMGLEFGSGIFTKDKNVIHLISIGIPFVAATQPINSLAFVFDGVNFGASDFAYSAFSMVFVALVSIGSLFILSKTSGFVGIWFALTIYMALRMIVGVWRMGTGTGPWRFLRSRSIQ, from the exons ATGATGCCAGAAAACAACAGCAGTGATCTTTCTCCCCCTAAATCAAACTGGCCATTTCTTGTTTTCTTCAATGATGCTag GCTCGTTTTCAAGAGGGATGCACTTGGTTTGGAGATCCTACAGATTGCGCTTCCTGCAGCATTGGCTTTAGCGGCTGATCCCATTGCTTCTCTAATCGACACTGCATTCATTGGCCGGTTAG GTCCTGTACAGCTTGCAGCTGTAGGAGTTTCTATTGCCATTTTCAATCAAGTGTCGAAAGTTACCATATTTCCACTTGTCAGCATCACTACTTCTTTCGTGGCTGAAGAAGAAACTCTTGGAAGAATTAGCAAGGAGGAACAAGATGAAAACTTGAAAACAAACAGTTACGAAGGGAAAAAGTTTTCTGGCGAAGACATTGAATTGAAAGAATTGACGACGACTGAAGAAGATGTTGAATTTGAAGGCTTGGAAAAGGGTGCTGCTGCTGCAGCAAGCAAAAAATTGAAAGAACTGTTATCAGAAG ATTCTCAAGTTTCAGTTGTTAAGGCTAAAAATAGAAATGAGAAGCGGCAGATACCATCTGCATCTACTGCACTTCTTCTGGGTGGTGTTCTAGGTCTTCTTCAGACTGTATTTCTCATATTCCTTGCAAAACCAATTCTGAGTTTCATGGGTGTGAAATCT GGTTCAGCCATGTTAAAGCCTGCACAAAGATATTTGGTGTTGAGGGCTCTTGGTGCTCCTGCTGTTCTGCTCTCTTTGGCTATGCAAGGGGTCTTTCGAGGGTTTAAAGATACAAAAACTCCATTATATGCAACAG TTGCTGGGGATGTGATGAATATTATACTGGATCCaatatttatgtttgttttcGGTTTGGGAGTTAGTGGTGCAGCCATTGCACATGTGCTGTCACA GTACTTAATTTCATTTATCCTTGTGTGCAAATTGATGCAAAAGGTTGATCTACTACCTCCTACCACAAAACACTTGCAGCTCGGCCGGTTCCTAAAAAATG GTGGTTTTCTATTGACAAGGGTGATCGCTGTCACTTTTTGTGTAACCCTAGCAGCTTCATTGGCTGCAAGGCTTGGTCCAATACCTATGGCTGCCTTTCAGATTTGCTTACAGATCTGGATGGCATCATCACTGCTTGCTGATGGGCTGGCTGTAGCTGGACAG GCAATTCTTGCTAGTGCGTTTGCTGAGAAAGATTATGAAAAGGTAAAAGCTGCTGCATCCCGAGTACTACAG ATGGGATTAATCCTAGGTCTTGGGCTGGCTGTGGTTGTCGGTATGGGTTTGGAATTTGGGTCTGGAATATTTACCAAAGATAAGAATGTCATTCACCTGATCAGCATTGGAATCCCA TTTGTGGCGGCTACACAACCCATCAATTCCTTAGCCTTTGTGTTTGATGGTGTTAACTTTGGTGCATCTGATTTTGCTTATTCTGCATTCTCCATG gTTTTTGTTGCCTTAGTGAGCATTGGATCATTATTTATTCTCTCAAAAACTAGTGGATTTGTCGGAATATGGTTTGCTTTAACCATATACATGGCATTGCGTATGATTGTTGGCGTTTGGAG GATGGGGACGGGAACAGGACCGTGGCGTTTCCTCAGGAGTAGATCTATACAATAA
- the LOC124924318 gene encoding uncharacterized protein LOC124924318, translated as MEEELKLDWKKIYSVFVIDDVYEHINAPQWVDFSLIDVPDNYDHLWFCTPECNHPKTAQDFLKQLPSCTKLKKSASCNDDEVIRDSNLNRRRMLKKGSNTKCESDCENHNPNLSSKNLFAASSGDHWPITEFYNEFKRKLTIRTKTTEQKKKKKNPLLFDSVKEKSPFLPKVKAHFIRLVKLSRDDHNKIMIKGRKDAHNHPHQNKLIEFHRSSTTKILQQVGGRGGILQELEDEQRAPM; from the exons ATGGAGGAAGAATTGAAGTTAGATTGGAAGAAGATATACTCTGTATTTGTGATTGACGATGTGTACGAGCACATCAATGCTCCTCAATGGGTCGATTTCTCCTTAATTGACGTACCGGACAACTACGATCATCTCTGGTTCTGCACACCTG AATGCAACCATCCCAAGACTGCTCAAGACTTTCTGAAACAATTACCCTCCTGCACAAaa CTTAAGAAATCTGCTAGCTGTAATGATGATGAGGTTATTAGAGATTCTAACTTGAATAGGAGAAGAATGTTGAAGAAAGGTTCCAATACCAAATGTGAatcggattgtgaaaatcacaATCCTAATCTCTCTTCCAAGAATTTGTTTGCTGCTTCTTCTGGAGATCATTGGCCAATTACTGAGTTTTACAATGAATTCAAGAGGAAATTGACCATTAGAACCAAAACAACagagcagaagaagaagaagaagaatccaTTGTTGTTTGATTCAGTAAAAGAGAAGTCGCCATTCCTTCCTAAAGTAAAAGCCCATTTCATTCGATTAGTCAAGTTAAGTAGAGATGATCATAACAAGATTATGATTAAGGGAAGAAAAGATGCCCATAATCATCCTCACCAAAACAAACTGATTGAGTTTCACAGATCATCAACAACTAAAATACTGCAGcag GTGGGTGGTCGAGGAGGAATCCTTCAAGAACTAGAAGATGAACAACGAGCACCAATGTGA
- the LOC124924876 gene encoding putative tRNA (cytidine(34)-2'-O)-methyltransferase — protein MAFSSNNYLFLFAAEKGVVCSLPNGVGEAVDKTPHNRLLQVVLVHPQIPGNTGCIARTCAASAVGLHLVGPLGFQVDSTKLKRAGLDYWPYVVVKVHNSWADFRNYFIHQEGDKRLLAFTKRGTSIHSDFTYRRGDWLVFGSETSGLPEEALVDCKDEEIGGGTIRLPMVDTYVRCLNLSVSVGIGLYEAARQINYEQLRTCDQTSNDGNDSSSFIAEDIFA, from the exons ATGGCG TTCAGCAGCAACAACTATTTGTTTCTCTTTGCAGCGGAAAAAGGCGTTGTGTGCTCATTGCCAAATGGAGTCGGCGAAGCGGTTGATAAAACTCCTCACAACAGGCTTCTTCAAGTCGTCTTAGTTCATCCTcag ATACCTGGTAATACTGGATGCATAGCCAGAACTTGTGCTGCATCAGCCGTTGGACTTCATCTAGTTGGG CCATTAGGGTTTCAAGTGGATAGCACAAAGCTAAAACGTGCTGGATTGGATTATTGGCC CTATGTAGTTGTTAAGGTACACAATTCGTGGGCAGACTTCAGAAATTACTTCATTCACCAG GAAGGAGATAAACGTCTGCTGGCTTTCACTAAAAGAGGAACATCAATTCATTCA GATTTTACATACAGAAGAGGAGATTGGCTTGTATTTGGATCGGAAACAAGTGGGTTACCGGAGGAAGCGCTCGTGGATTGcaaagatgaagaaattgggGGTGGTACGATACGTTTACCAATGGTGGATACTTATGTTAGATGTCTCAATTTATCTGTGAGCGTGGGAATTGGTTTATATGAAGCTGCCAGACAGATTAACTACGAGCAACTTAGGACTTGTGATCAAACTTCGAATGATGGTAATGATTCTTCTTCATTCATTGCTGAAGATATTTTCGCTTAa